In Nocardia asteroides, the following proteins share a genomic window:
- the hypE gene encoding hydrogenase expression/formation protein HypE: MTLTIQQVQLDHGTGAALSNELVGFIAETLGDVYVGEMEDSAVLPVEGGRIAMTTDSFVVDPPFFGNGDIGKIAVCGTVNDLAVSGAVPRYLTLGMILEAGLPLDRLARVLTSIRDTAREAGVQIVCGDTKVVRAGEADQLYLNTSGVGFFVRDPLRMDSVRPGDAVIVSGPLGNHTVHLLSIREGLGFESRVLSDCAPLNGVIDHVFAAVPAGSIRSMRDVTRGGLAAVLHEYAGRVDKAITLDESALPIQHETAMAADMLGINPLHCANEGCLAIFADPAAVEDILAALHGHEYGRHAAVVGQVTGREGAAVLLRDADGRESTLQPLRGAELPRLC, from the coding sequence ATGACGCTGACAATTCAGCAGGTTCAGCTCGACCACGGCACCGGCGCGGCGCTCTCGAACGAACTCGTCGGCTTCATCGCGGAGACCCTCGGCGATGTCTACGTGGGTGAGATGGAGGACAGCGCGGTCCTCCCGGTCGAGGGTGGCCGCATCGCGATGACCACCGACAGCTTCGTGGTCGACCCGCCGTTCTTCGGCAACGGCGACATCGGCAAGATCGCGGTCTGCGGCACCGTCAACGATCTGGCCGTCTCCGGGGCCGTGCCCCGCTACCTCACGCTCGGGATGATTCTCGAAGCCGGGCTGCCGCTGGATCGGCTGGCCCGCGTCCTCACCTCCATCCGGGACACCGCGCGCGAAGCCGGTGTGCAGATCGTCTGCGGCGACACGAAAGTCGTCCGGGCCGGTGAGGCGGATCAGCTGTACCTCAATACGAGCGGTGTCGGGTTCTTCGTCCGGGATCCGCTGCGGATGGACTCGGTGCGCCCCGGCGACGCGGTCATCGTGTCCGGCCCCCTCGGCAATCACACGGTCCACCTGCTGTCGATCCGCGAGGGCCTCGGCTTCGAGAGCCGCGTCCTCAGCGATTGCGCGCCGCTCAACGGCGTGATCGACCATGTGTTCGCGGCGGTGCCGGCGGGATCGATCCGGTCGATGCGCGACGTCACCCGGGGTGGCCTCGCCGCCGTGCTGCACGAGTACGCGGGCCGCGTGGACAAGGCCATCACGCTCGACGAGTCCGCGCTGCCCATCCAGCACGAAACCGCGATGGCGGCGGACATGCTGGGAATCAACCCGCTGCACTGCGCCAACGAAGGCTGTTTGGCGATCTTCGCCGATCCCGCTGCGGTAGAAGACATTCTGGCCGCGCTGCACGGGCACGAATACGGCAGGCACGCGGCAGTGGTGGGTCAGGTCACCGGCCGCGAGGGCGCTGCGGTCCTGCTCAGGGACGCCGACGGCCGTGAGTCGACACTGCAACCGCTCCGGGGCGCAGAGCTGCCCCGGCTGTGCTGA
- a CDS encoding cysteine hydrolase, whose product MSKTAVLTSGLQYDIVGKNPEREAAISAATPRVTEFLSEMRKRGCPVFHLQLINQPDDPLAERYDGRVPALRGTPGADVVQEFLGSGDVIQERSKDSGFYETDLHERLQAAGIETLVLIGLQTQICIQTTAADAFFRGYIVAVPSDCVFSAMEADRLRALEWLESYCATVADSAEILREIDENGSIARKETKTP is encoded by the coding sequence ATGTCCAAAACAGCGGTTCTGACCAGTGGCCTGCAATACGATATCGTCGGAAAGAATCCGGAGCGTGAAGCGGCCATCTCCGCCGCCACTCCGCGGGTGACGGAATTCCTGTCCGAGATGCGGAAGCGGGGCTGCCCGGTCTTCCACCTGCAGCTCATCAACCAGCCCGACGACCCGCTGGCCGAGCGCTACGACGGCCGGGTGCCTGCCCTGCGTGGCACCCCCGGCGCCGACGTTGTCCAGGAGTTTCTCGGCTCGGGTGACGTCATCCAGGAGCGGAGCAAGGACAGCGGGTTCTACGAGACCGATCTGCACGAGCGGCTCCAGGCCGCGGGCATCGAGACCCTCGTCCTGATCGGTCTGCAAACCCAGATCTGTATTCAGACCACGGCCGCCGACGCGTTCTTCCGTGGATATATCGTCGCGGTGCCGAGTGATTGTGTCTTCTCCGCTATGGAGGCCGACCGCCTGCGTGCGCTGGAATGGCTCGAGAGCTACTGCGCCACCGTCGCCGATTCCGCGGAAATCCTTCGCGAGATCGACGAGAACGGCAGCATCGCGCGCAAGGAGACCAAGACGCCATGA
- a CDS encoding ParB/RepB/Spo0J family partition protein gives MEAEWPLPPILVHRPTNRVIDGFHRTNAAMRKGLTHIDAYLVDGSDELAYILGVQENVTHGLPLSLADRRAAAERIIGTHPHWSNRSIAAAAGLSAKTVATIRSGTGDSSQSSHRLGSDGRLRPVDTNSARRTAAELILARPDASLRSIAKEVGLSPSTVRDVRARLDSGVDPLVHAEDDKNSCTKPASGGAEPAATTSLVESAPPKKQVDIDALLAVLSRDPALRMSVGGRELLRWLHQHAVSGSDAAKIAEVVRPHSYYHVIEFANQCAANWATIAQALNAAYIDAFDSSPDARSA, from the coding sequence ATGGAGGCGGAATGGCCGTTGCCGCCGATTCTCGTGCATCGGCCGACCAATCGCGTCATCGACGGATTTCATCGGACGAATGCCGCGATGCGGAAGGGCCTCACCCATATCGACGCGTATCTGGTCGACGGGTCCGACGAACTGGCCTACATTCTCGGCGTCCAGGAGAACGTGACGCACGGCCTGCCCCTGTCCCTCGCGGACCGGCGTGCCGCCGCGGAGCGGATCATCGGCACGCATCCGCACTGGTCGAACCGGTCGATCGCCGCCGCGGCGGGCCTGTCCGCGAAGACGGTGGCCACGATTCGCAGCGGCACCGGGGACAGTTCGCAGTCCAGCCACCGCCTGGGCAGTGACGGCAGACTCCGTCCCGTCGACACCAACTCCGCCCGGCGCACCGCCGCGGAACTCATCCTCGCGCGCCCCGATGCCTCCCTGCGCAGCATCGCCAAGGAGGTCGGGCTGTCGCCGTCGACCGTGCGTGATGTGCGCGCCCGCCTGGACAGTGGGGTGGACCCGCTCGTCCATGCGGAGGACGACAAGAACTCCTGTACGAAGCCGGCATCGGGGGGCGCCGAGCCGGCGGCGACCACCTCGCTCGTCGAGTCCGCACCGCCCAAGAAGCAGGTGGATATCGACGCGCTGCTGGCTGTGCTCTCCCGGGATCCGGCGCTACGGATGAGTGTCGGCGGCCGCGAGCTACTTCGCTGGCTGCACCAGCACGCCGTCAGCGGCAGCGATGCCGCGAAGATCGCCGAAGTCGTGCGGCCGCATTCCTATTACCACGTGATCGAATTCGCCAATCAATGCGCAGCCAACTGGGCCACTATCGCCCAGGCGTTGAATGCCGCCTATATAGATGCGTTCGACAGCTCGCCGGATGCCCGCTCGGCTTGA